A single Kwoniella bestiolae CBS 10118 chromosome 6, complete sequence DNA region contains:
- a CDS encoding leukotriene A-4 hydrolase/aminopeptidase has translation MSFSPHFTSSSTGVTTSPFDKDLATLSNYLEIVTKHIKIDWEIDWDQKTFGGYAELTMESRVEGLGEVRLDSSFLDIKDVQIGGKGVEHSLDNRVDVMGEALRIKLPRSLNKGESTTIKITYNTTPQCTAVGWLEPAQTKSGKHPYLYSQAQAIHARSMLPCQDTPAVKATYEAKVRSGRGLEVLLSGQRRGVRDVQGRGEGWREFAYEQPVGIPSYLIAIAAGELNHKSFENLAGRNWSTGCWTEPLNMDKAFWEFHKDTANFVKTAEDLTSPYKFGVYDILFLPESFPYGGMENSCLTFATPTIIAGDRSQVDVVAHEISHSWFGNGIGCASWCHFWLNEGWTTYLERLIMRETHGELDRQLSYIVGRRGLVGDLERLNPRFQKLVIEYKEHEDPDEGYSQVPYEKGANFLLYLERTLGGLENFIPYMKDYVKTFEGTSITTEQWREHLFHYFKQHQDGEELTRRLGKVDWDEWLHGTGLDLCVDIQYDDTLSKACYDLAARWDKARDGDVSAFTKDDIKDFSSTQTVVFLDKLETYDTLPPKVVAALDKLYGVGSTGNAEIGLRFFEVALKSGPEYAEAAAAWVINKGRMKFCRPVFRLLNEQKPELAKSTFLKHANFYHPIARKMIAKDLGVKVDA, from the exons ATGTCATTCTCCCCTcacttcacctcctcctccacgggagtcaccacctccccattcGACAAAGACCTAGCGACGCTCTCCAACTACCTTGAAATAGTTACCAAGCACATCAAGATTGACTGGGAGATCGACTGGGACCAAAAGACGTTCGGTGGATATGCCGAATTGACGATGGAGAGTAGGGTCGAGGGGTTGGGGGAAGTTAGGTTGGATAGTAGTTTCTTAGATATCAAGGACGTTCAAATTGGGGGAAAGGGGGTG GAACACTCCCTCGACAACAGGGTCGACGTCATGGGCGAAGCATTACGCATCAAGTTGCCCAGATCACTCAACAAAGGCGAG tcaaccaccatcaaaaTCACATACAACACCACCCCGCAATGCACAGCCGTAGGATGGCTCGAACCTGCCCAGACCAAATCGGGCAAACACCCCTACCTCTATTCTCAGGCTCAGGCAATCCACGCGAGGTCCATGTTACCTTGTCAAGATACGCCGGCTGTCAAGGCGACATACGAGGCGAAAGTTAGATCTGGGAGGGGGCTGGAGGTGCTGCTCAGTGGACAGAGGAGGGGGGTTAGGGATGTGCAGGGACGGGGAGAGGGGTGGAGGGAATTTGCTTATGAGCAG CCCGTCGGTATCCCCTCGTACCTCATTGCCATTGCTGCTGGTGAACTCAACCATAAATCCTTTGAAAACCTTGCAGGTAGAAATTGGTCGACTGGATGTTGGACCGAA CCCTTGAACATGGATAAGGCGTTCTGGGAGTTCCACAAAGATACtgccaa CTTCGTCAAAACCGCTGAAGATCTCACTTCACCATACAAATTCGGAGTGTACGATATCTTGTTCTTACCCGAATCATTCCCTTacggag GTATGGAAAACTCCTGTTTGACTTTCGCTACCCCCACGATCATCGCCGGTGACAGAAGTCAGGTTGATGTGGTAGCTCATGAGATCAGTCAT TCTTGGTTCGGAAATGGTATTGGATGTGCTTCGTGGTGCCACTTCTGGCtgaacgag GGCTGGACCACTTACCTTGAACGATTG ATTATGAGGGAGACGCACGGCGAACTCGATAGACAATT GTCATACATCGTCG GTCGACGAGGTCTTGTGGGTGATCTTGAGAGACTCAATCCGAGGTTCCAGAAATTGGTGATTGAGTATAAAGAGCACGAAGATC CCGACGAAGGGTATAGTCAAGTACCTTACGAGAAG GGAGCAAATTTCCTTCTCTACCTCGAACGTACtttgggtggattggagaACTTCATACCATACATGAAAGATTACGTCAAGACCTTTGAAGGGACATCTATCACCACCGAACAATGGCGAGAACACTTGTTCCATTACTTCAAACAACATCAGGATGGAGAGGAGTTAACTAGGAGATTAGGTAAagttgattgggatgag TGGCTCCATGGTACTGGTCTTGATCTTTGCGTTGATATTCAATACGACGATACTCTCTCCAAAGCT TGCTATGATCTCGCTGCTAGATGGGACAAAGCTCGAGATGGGGATGTATCAGCCTTCACCAAGGACGATATCAAAGACTTCTCATCAACTCAGACTG TCGTCTTCCTCGATAAATTAGAAACATACGATACCCTCCCACCCAAAGTGGTCGCTGCTCTCGATAAGTTGTATGGAGTAGGATCGACAGGTAATGCCGAGATCGGATTGAGGTTCTTCGAAGTTGCTTTAAAGAGCGGTCCAGAATATGCCGAAGCGGCTGCCG CCTGGGTAATCAATAAAGGAAGGATGAAGTTCTGCAGACCTGTATTCAGATTACTGAACGAGCAGAAACCTGAATTGGCAAAATCTACTTTCTTGAAACACGCTAATTTCTAC CACCCCATCGCTAGGAAGATGATTGCGAAGGATTTAGGAGTCAAAGTTGATGCCTAG